In Zingiber officinale cultivar Zhangliang chromosome 1A, Zo_v1.1, whole genome shotgun sequence, a genomic segment contains:
- the LOC122020416 gene encoding seed biotin-containing protein SBP65-like isoform X1, which produces MTRKFNPVGLAHQSSTFTTLCSQSTMASQQEGERESASRGVEHGKEGMSPEDMRQYRVIAQQNSIESLSAAEKRYAKAKNAGAAEIHNTKEAVTHGLDAAGAFAVAKGAEATQGVHVVAEKGIEAKDYAAEKTRVAAEAAAQEMAKREKAEEVKEAAKSMAQKAMEKAQEAREAARETGEVAMKRAREKAEEAIEVAKRALEYAGTKGEGSLKDKDKATLKQAKEYAGQKAILVQEKVGEEQKEGRGEHGEPKQAEDPL; this is translated from the exons ATGACACGCAAATT TAACCCGGTCGGCCTCGCTCACCAGTCGTCGACCTTCACTACGCTCTGTTCGCAATCGACAATGGCTTCACAGCAAGAGGGAGAGCGAGAGTCCGCTTCTAGAGGAGTGGAGCACGGGAAGGAGGGCATGTCGCCAGAAGATATGAGACAGTATCGTGTCATCGCCCAGCAGAACTCTATCGAGTCCCTTAGCGCCGCGGAGAAGCGCTACGCGAAGGCAAAGAACGCTGGCGCTGCGGAGATCCACAACACCAAAGAGGCCGTCACGCACGGACTCGACGCCGCAGGGGCTTTCGCCGTTGCCAAGGGCGCCGAGGCCACCCAGGGGGTGCATGTTGTGGCAGAAAAGGGCATTGAGGCGAAAGATTACGCGGCCGAGAAGACGCGCGTCGCGGCGGAAGCTGCTGCACAGGAGATGGCCAAGAGGGAGAAAGCAGAGGAAGTAAAAGAAGCAGCCAAATCGATGGCTCAGAAGGCCATGGAGAAAGCACAGGAAGCAAGGGAAGCAGCGAGAGAGACAGGGGAAGTGGCTATGAAGAGAGCCAGAGAGAAGGCAGAGGAGGCAATAGAGGTGGCCAAGAGAGCCCTGGAGTATGCAGGGACTAAGGGAGAAGGATCAttaaaggacaaggacaaagcGACTCTCAAGCAAGCTAAAGAATACGCTGGTCAGAAAGCAATTTTAGTCCAG GAAAAAGTGGGAGAGGAGCAAAAGGAAGGGAGAGGAGAACATGGTGAACCAAAGCAAGCCGAAGATCCACTATAG
- the LOC122020402 gene encoding probable beta-1,3-galactosyltransferase 14 — MPMSPKVFHYRSASRFRRFSSSSAFPLICLIFGLAGVLFGLFSITRPARKCPDVEPRAVSFMWDRNEGGGAGGGVAERHKVMGFVGIQTGFGSVGRRWAIRQTWLPADRQGLLRLEEATGLAFRFVIGKTKDKSKMAALQTEVNEYDDFMLIDIEEEYSNLPYKTLAFFKAAFALYDSDFYVKADDDIYLRPDRLSLLLAKERPTTQTYLGCMKKGPVFTDPHLKWYEPLSHLLGTGYFLHAYGPIYALSADVVSSLVALRNNSFRMFSNEDVTIGSWMLAMNVNHENNLALCEPDCSSSSIAVWDIPRCSGLCNPEVKMLQLHKKEICSGIPKSSDE; from the exons ATGCCGATGTCGCCCAAGGTCTTCCACTACCGTTCCGCCTCCCGCTTCCGCCGCTTCTCATCCTCCTCCGCCTTCCCCCTTATTTGCCTAATCTTCGGCCTCGCCGGTGTCCTCTTCGGCCTTTTCTCCATCACGAGACCCGCCAGAAAGTGCCCCGATGTCGAACCCAGGGCGGTGTCTTTCATGTGGGACCGTAATGAAGGCGGAGGAGCTGGTGGTGGAGTGGCGGAGCGGCACAAGGTAATGGGTTTCGTCGGGATCCAGACGGGATTTGGATCCGTTGGTCGACGGTGGGCTATCAGGCAGACGTGGTTGCCCGCCGATCGCCAAGGTCTTCTTCG CTTGGAAGAGGCGACTGGCTTGGCCTTCAGATTTGTTATAGGAAAGACCAAAGATAAATCAAAAATGGCAGCGCTTCAAACAGAGGTGAATGAGTATGATGACTTCATGCTTATAGATATTGAGGAAGAGTACAGCAATCTTCCATATAAAAC GTTAGCTTTCTTTAAAGCAGCATTTGCACTTTATGATTCAGATTTCTATGTGAAAGCTGATGATGATATATATTTGAGACCAG ATCGACTTTCCTTGCTTTTGGCAAAAGAGCGACCAACCACTCAAACATATCTTGGATGCATGAAAAAGGGTCCTGTATTCACTGACCCTCACCTCAAGTG GTACGAGCCACTATCACACCTGCTTGGGACAGGATACTTTCTTCATGCTTATGGTCCCATATATGCACTTTCAGCAGATGTGGTGTCGAGCTTGGTTGCACTGAGAAACAACAG TTTCCGAATGTTCAGCAACGAGGACGTGACAATAGGTTCCTGGATGCTTGCTATGAATGTCAACCATGAAAACAACCTTGCTCTTTGCGAGCCTGATTGTTCGTCATCATCGATTGCTGTTTGGGATATTCCAAGATGCTCAG GCCTCTGCAACCCAGAAGTGAAGATGTTACAACTCCACAAAAAGGAGATATGTTCAGGAATTCCAAAATCATCAGATGAATGA
- the LOC122020416 gene encoding seed biotin-containing protein SBP65-like isoform X2: protein MASQQEGERESASRGVEHGKEGMSPEDMRQYRVIAQQNSIESLSAAEKRYAKAKNAGAAEIHNTKEAVTHGLDAAGAFAVAKGAEATQGVHVVAEKGIEAKDYAAEKTRVAAEAAAQEMAKREKAEEVKEAAKSMAQKAMEKAQEAREAARETGEVAMKRAREKAEEAIEVAKRALEYAGTKGEGSLKDKDKATLKQAKEYAGQKAILVQEKVGEEQKEGRGEHGEPKQAEDPL from the exons ATGGCTTCACAGCAAGAGGGAGAGCGAGAGTCCGCTTCTAGAGGAGTGGAGCACGGGAAGGAGGGCATGTCGCCAGAAGATATGAGACAGTATCGTGTCATCGCCCAGCAGAACTCTATCGAGTCCCTTAGCGCCGCGGAGAAGCGCTACGCGAAGGCAAAGAACGCTGGCGCTGCGGAGATCCACAACACCAAAGAGGCCGTCACGCACGGACTCGACGCCGCAGGGGCTTTCGCCGTTGCCAAGGGCGCCGAGGCCACCCAGGGGGTGCATGTTGTGGCAGAAAAGGGCATTGAGGCGAAAGATTACGCGGCCGAGAAGACGCGCGTCGCGGCGGAAGCTGCTGCACAGGAGATGGCCAAGAGGGAGAAAGCAGAGGAAGTAAAAGAAGCAGCCAAATCGATGGCTCAGAAGGCCATGGAGAAAGCACAGGAAGCAAGGGAAGCAGCGAGAGAGACAGGGGAAGTGGCTATGAAGAGAGCCAGAGAGAAGGCAGAGGAGGCAATAGAGGTGGCCAAGAGAGCCCTGGAGTATGCAGGGACTAAGGGAGAAGGATCAttaaaggacaaggacaaagcGACTCTCAAGCAAGCTAAAGAATACGCTGGTCAGAAAGCAATTTTAGTCCAG GAAAAAGTGGGAGAGGAGCAAAAGGAAGGGAGAGGAGAACATGGTGAACCAAAGCAAGCCGAAGATCCACTATAG